The sequence GATGTGGGCCGGGACGACGGTTGATTACATTACATTGTTACTTAGTTGAGTAGCGCTATGTTATAGTTTCATACCGACCAAGTTTCAGGTAGACACCAAAAAGGTTGATTGCATAGTGGACTCATGCTTTTACATAGAGGATGGCAAATAAATGCGAGAGTGAAAAACGATCAATGAAAAGAGTAGTACAGATAGCAAAGCTGTCTAGTCAGACGCAGTCGCCCGAGCTACATTACAGGTAATTAGCAAATGCAATTGAACCATCTAACCTATGAGGAGCTTACTGTAGATCAGCTGGCCGTTGTGGTGTACGATCTTCTTGATCTGTCCCTCCTTTGCCAAGTGCCTAATTGCTACTCGTGCCAAGGAGCCACCAATCTTCAGCCTTTCGATCAAGATAGACTGAGAGATGAATTTGAAGGTGGGAACTTCCTTCATAATACGGTCATAGGTGGCTATAGTGGCAGTTATATTAGCGAGGGAAGAAATACACTAGATAAGTGGAGTCGTTCAGACACTACGCACCTTGGTTGAGAGTAACCGCGTGTTGCGCCTTATCCTTGACCTTTCCCTTCGACcacttctttttcttggcGGCTTTTCCGCCCGAGGTCGCTGCGGGTTTGGCTTTGGGCTACAAAACCGTCCATCCAAGTTAGCAAACTATAATCCGACAGTAACAGAACGTTTCCGGCCATCTTCACGCGAAATACTGGGTTTTATACGATATTGTATGCTAACCCATCGCACTAGAATAACCTTCTCCGTTCTCGGTTGTGTGTATACTCACCATGGTGGTTTGGGGAACGTTGACGAGCGCTGGGCCAATTTGGAATACATATTTGCATCCGGTTATCTCCAAGTTACACTGCCACCAGATAATCGCGCATGAAATGTACAGGACCTGGTGTCTCTGTACACCTGCAGCGCGCAAATTGCGGCTGCACAACAAGGAAACGGAAAGTTAATATACTCGAGTAGCTCGTATTGATCGTGGGTACGGTCGTCTCGCCTCTTCCACGACTTACGCTCATAGCACAGCAAGATACCATTACCTGCCAAGAAAATTCATCCCAATTCTAAAATATGTCAGCAAGTAGTCAAACACATAAATAGATTTAGATTTCATGTCCGTATTTGTACAAATGATGTTACCCCCCGTGGATACTGTGTTCATCAGCTGGCGCACGCACTCAACGGACTCGGGATACTGATCCACGACGAAGTTACTACAAATCTCAGCTCAATTTCCAATTTTTGCAGTCTGGCGATGAGAAATGAGTGGGCTGCAATTTCACCATGCTCTCAGTTTATGCCGTTACTATCACAATGTCTATTGTATAAAAAGAGAGCAATGAGAGTCATATACTCACCGAACCAAGCACTTAAAGCCTCTACTACTCTCTTGCTTTTTTTTTAGCACTCTCGAACTCAACACGTATCGCAATATGCACACCAGTATTATTGTTTTCAGCGCCGCGTTTATGGCTGCTACTAGCATGGCAAAGCCGATCGTCACATTTATGTATTGTGAAGAACTTGTTTAGTACGATACTGAAACCAGTTGGTTCCACAGCCGATTTCGACCCAAGCTCTACTTTCATTAGCCACGAGCCTTATACTTCACTCGCCTCTGGAGTATTTACTCCGGTTCCGTCTCCTGCTCACACGTCAATTGTGTCTGAGCCATTAACCAGCGTCGTATCTGAACCGGCCACTGCCGTTGAAACCAATGTGACCTCTGTTGTTCCTTCTGCGGAGTGTACGCATGTTGTATCATCGGTTATCCTTCCGGTGTCTACTAACGTAGGCTCATTATCGATGCTTACTTGAAAACCACTAATGTGAATGCTTTTCAATGTCAGGTTTTCACATGGGTACCACCTCCCGCTTCTAGATCGACTCTTGCCAGTGAACAGCCTATCTTTACCAGTATCGTCAATTCCACCTCCACTCTTACCAGCTCTGCCGAGCTACCTTGGCCTACTTCGGTAAGCCTCAACATAAGACAGACCTAAAGATGAATCTAAAAGTAATATGTCTTGTTCAGAACAACACTACTCATAACTCTACCAGAATCATTACCAGCTCTCTCGCCAATTATACCGCAACCGCCTCTGCCAATGGAACCGACTTGGAGTCTAGTACTGTAAGTCCTGAACATGGCTATCGAAAGATAGTTTTGAAGAAACTTACTCAAACGTCATCCCCTTAGTATACTTTCTTTGAGTCAGCTCCCACTCCATCTGCTATCTAGCTCTATGTTATGAGCTCAGGACTTGTTTAGCTTATACGTCTCCTAAGAGCTTTTCC comes from Rhizoctonia solani chromosome 4, complete sequence and encodes:
- a CDS encoding S25 ribosomal protein, coding for MPKAKPAATSGGKAAKKKKWSKGKVKDKAQHAVTLNQATYDRIMKEVPTFKFISQSILIERLKIGGSLARVAIRHLAKEGQIKKIVHHNGQLIYTRATASD